In Calditrichota bacterium, a single genomic region encodes these proteins:
- a CDS encoding succinate dehydrogenase, which translates to MKTVVQEKRTKPNRLGLAGWIYGGRYGIERYLFILHRLTGLGILLYFMIHIFVAAQKIHGETAWNAAMAGVKGTIFHIGEYLVFVAIIFHGLNGLRLILSEFGLILGKPKRPIYPYTSANMRIRIFTYIIMLLAAIFIVIGGYDFFLIH; encoded by the coding sequence ATGAAAACTGTGGTCCAGGAGAAACGTACAAAACCCAATCGGTTAGGACTTGCGGGTTGGATTTATGGCGGGAGATATGGGATCGAACGTTATTTGTTTATTCTTCACCGACTAACCGGATTAGGCATTTTATTATATTTTATGATTCATATTTTTGTCGCCGCTCAGAAAATCCATGGCGAAACCGCATGGAACGCTGCGATGGCAGGTGTGAAAGGGACTATTTTTCACATCGGTGAATATCTGGTATTTGTTGCCATTATATTTCATGGCCTGAATGGGTTACGATTGATTTTATCGGAATTCGGTTTGATTTTAGGGAAGCCGAAAAGACCCATTTACCCTTATACATCAGCAAACATGAGAATTCGTATTTTTACGTATATCATCATGCTGTTAGCTGCTATTTTTATTGTAATCGGTGGATACGACTTTTTCTTGATTCATTGA
- a CDS encoding succinate dehydrogenase iron-sulfur subunit, which produces MSKTNDNSNPQNVETKDIMFKLYRFDPDVNDKPRFDTFIVPVIKGWTVLDAIMYIKEELDSSISYRASCRMGICGSCAMEINGKPRLACQTQVISELQSKEVVVKPLANYPVIKDVVPDLEPLFHHHENMKPFLIRDDEEKAIENPEGELYQTPDELEEYLQFSYCIKCGACLAACPVVGTDPEFPGPQPLTQAYRYCIDTRDDGFSLRQLALDNPHGVWRCHFAGACSEACPKGVDPAFAIQLLKREITARKFGKKTEPAGKAKQPENVERWKDVPYPPEKTVK; this is translated from the coding sequence ATGAGCAAAACCAATGATAATAGTAATCCTCAAAACGTGGAAACAAAAGATATTATGTTTAAGCTTTATCGTTTCGATCCGGATGTGAATGATAAGCCACGATTTGACACTTTTATCGTCCCGGTCATTAAGGGATGGACTGTTTTAGATGCAATTATGTACATCAAAGAGGAGTTGGATAGCTCAATTTCTTATCGCGCATCATGCCGCATGGGAATTTGCGGCTCATGCGCTATGGAAATCAACGGAAAGCCGCGACTCGCTTGCCAGACTCAGGTTATTTCGGAACTTCAAAGCAAAGAAGTTGTCGTGAAACCTTTGGCGAACTATCCGGTAATAAAAGACGTTGTGCCCGATCTTGAACCGCTGTTTCATCACCACGAAAATATGAAGCCATTTTTGATTCGTGATGACGAAGAAAAAGCGATTGAGAATCCGGAAGGTGAGCTCTATCAAACTCCTGACGAATTAGAAGAATATTTGCAATTCTCTTATTGCATTAAGTGTGGCGCTTGTTTGGCTGCCTGTCCTGTCGTCGGAACAGACCCTGAATTTCCGGGACCGCAGCCTTTGACTCAGGCCTACCGTTATTGCATTGATACGCGTGACGATGGGTTTAGCCTGAGGCAATTGGCGCTGGACAATCCTCATGGCGTCTGGCGCTGCCATTTTGCCGGCGCTTGTTCTGAAGCTTGCCCTAAGGGTGTGGACCCGGCGTTTGCCATTCAGTTGCTGAAGCGGGAAATTACGGCAAGAAAGTTTGGCAAGAAAACAGAACCGGCTGGTAAAGCAAAACAGCCGGAAAATGTGGAACGGTGGAAAGACGTACCTTATCCGCCGGAGAAAACAGTAAAGTAA